In the Gasterosteus aculeatus chromosome X, fGasAcu3.hap1.1, whole genome shotgun sequence genome, one interval contains:
- the LOC120809468 gene encoding dnaJ homolog subfamily C member 24 isoform X1: MGDAAEEDLYAVLGAGPSDSAQQLRHRYQRLALQYHPDRHAGSSSAEAESGMKRFLEVDAAWRVLGDQTTRRQYDLQRRAQELKQDWPVDSVVHLQDMIWEQNERVYTHGCRCGGGFHVSEEEVQEVTRSRRQDGDEEEEAETGEREHGGGGGGVVVCCDTCSLAVCVTR, encoded by the exons ATGGGCGACGCGGCGGAGGAGGACCTGTACGCTGTCCTCGGTGCCGGCCCCTCGGACTCAGCCCAGCAACTCAGGCACCGGTACCAGCGTCTGGCCTTACAG TACCACCCCGACCGCCATGCAGGAAGCAGTTCTGCAGAGGCCGAGTCCGGGATGAAGAGGTTCCTAGAGGTCGATGCCGCCTGGAGGGTCCTCGGTGACCAGACAACCAGGAGACAGTATGACCTGCAGAGGAGAG CACAGGAGCTGAAACAGGATTGGCCAGTGGACTCTGTCGTCCATCTGCAGGACATGATCTGGGAACAGA ACGAGCGCGTGTACACTCACGGCTGTCGCTGTGGGGGAGGATTCCACGTctcggaggaggaggttcaGGAGGTGACGCGCAGCAGGCGGCAGGAcggcgatgaagaggaggaggcggaaacTGGGGAGCGAgagcacggaggaggaggaggaggagtggtggTGTGCTGCGACACGTGTTCCCTCGCTGTGTGCGTCACGCGGTAG
- the LOC120809468 gene encoding dnaJ homolog subfamily C member 24 isoform X2 — MGDAAEEDLYAVLGAGPSDSAQQLRHRYQRLALQYHPDRHAGSSSAEAESGMKRFLEVDAAWRVLGDQTTRRQYDLQRRDERVYTHGCRCGGGFHVSEEEVQEVTRSRRQDGDEEEEAETGEREHGGGGGGVVVCCDTCSLAVCVTR; from the exons ATGGGCGACGCGGCGGAGGAGGACCTGTACGCTGTCCTCGGTGCCGGCCCCTCGGACTCAGCCCAGCAACTCAGGCACCGGTACCAGCGTCTGGCCTTACAG TACCACCCCGACCGCCATGCAGGAAGCAGTTCTGCAGAGGCCGAGTCCGGGATGAAGAGGTTCCTAGAGGTCGATGCCGCCTGGAGGGTCCTCGGTGACCAGACAACCAGGAGACAGTATGACCTGCAGAGGAGAG ACGAGCGCGTGTACACTCACGGCTGTCGCTGTGGGGGAGGATTCCACGTctcggaggaggaggttcaGGAGGTGACGCGCAGCAGGCGGCAGGAcggcgatgaagaggaggaggcggaaacTGGGGAGCGAgagcacggaggaggaggaggaggagtggtggTGTGCTGCGACACGTGTTCCCTCGCTGTGTGCGTCACGCGGTAG
- the LOC120809468 gene encoding dnaJ homolog subfamily C member 24 isoform X3 — MGDAAEEDLYAVLGAGPSDSAQQLRHRYQRLALQYHPDRHAGSSSAEAESGMKRFLEVDAAWRVLGDQTTRRQYDLQRRAQELKQDWPVDSVVHLQDMIWEQTRCFRRARVHSRLSLWGRIPRLGGGGSGGDAQQAAGRR; from the exons ATGGGCGACGCGGCGGAGGAGGACCTGTACGCTGTCCTCGGTGCCGGCCCCTCGGACTCAGCCCAGCAACTCAGGCACCGGTACCAGCGTCTGGCCTTACAG TACCACCCCGACCGCCATGCAGGAAGCAGTTCTGCAGAGGCCGAGTCCGGGATGAAGAGGTTCCTAGAGGTCGATGCCGCCTGGAGGGTCCTCGGTGACCAGACAACCAGGAGACAGTATGACCTGCAGAGGAGAG CACAGGAGCTGAAACAGGATTGGCCAGTGGACTCTGTCGTCCATCTGCAGGACATGATCTGGGAACAGA CGCGTTGTTTCAGACGAGCGCGTGTACACTCACGGCTGTCGCTGTGGGGGAGGATTCCACGTctcggaggaggaggttcaGGAGGTGACGCGCAGCAGGCGGCAGGAcggcgatga